TCTGGTATTCACGTACCCCCATTCGTCTTGACCCAATTGGGCTGCTGCAAGTCCTTCTGAGAAATATTGTACTTGCGTGAACGTGTTAGAAGATACTTGATTTCCGTTAAGATCGGCAAAATAGTATTCAGAACCCTTCCCTTCAATATGACGTTTCATCAGCAAGGTCCCTTCATTATAACCTACTAATTCATGCGAGATATCATAATCAACCGAAGCTATTCGTTTCCCACTACGATCAATAATTCCATAGGTTATAGTCGCCTTTCCTTTTTCCACTAACCCAACAAGAGCATACCCCTCTGATACATAACCGTATGAAAAACCTCCAGGGTAAGAGAATGAAGGAGGAATAACTACTTTTCCACTTTCATTGATATAACCTTCTCGGTTATTTGCAGTTCCCTTCGCCAGAGTTACAGCGGCTAGACCTTCCGAAAACTCATTGGCCCAAGAAAATGTACCCGGAAACGCAAGGCTTCCATTTTTATTAATATATTTATACTCATTTTCTTTAACAGAGACAAGAATAGGCTGATCCCCATTCGGTACCAGGATACTCTTATATTGAGGTTGGACAACAACCTTGCCCTTCCTATCTATCAGTCCAAAGATGAAGTTACCATTCTTATCTCTCTTTTCTATCGGAAATAATTGTGGTTTCTGTTTCACTAATGTACGAGAGAGTGTGACCGGTCGCTCTTTCGCTGTTGTCAGACCTTTCTCTTTCAAATTTTTTAGTATTTGAACAGCTTCCGCCCTTGTCACCAATGCCCCTTTATCAAATCCTTCTAGGGTTGCCTCCGTTTTGCCGCTTGCCAATCGATGATTCAACACAAATTGCACGGAATTATCCACATTATGATGATATCCCTGGCTGGATGCCATAAATTTAGCTACATCCCCACGAGTAATTGGCTTATTTACTATCTCTTTTTTATCAAGCCAGTTCATCTCCCTCGCTTTGTTGTAGAATGGCTCGGCCCAATGTGTACTGCTTGTAGATAGTCCTTGGTTGGTATTTTTATAGCCCTTCACCAGCATCGTCAAAAATTCGCTCTCTTTCACATAACCTGTGGGTTTCACGGTATGATCAGGATAGCCTGTGATGATCTTTTCTTGCACTCCCCATTGAATCGTTTTATATCCCCAGAAAGACGGGGATAGATCCGTAAAGGTCATCTCACTTGAGACTATATTCGATTCTGCATAAGTAGAAGGAAGAGTGAGAGCATAACCTGCTAGAAGGACCGAACAAGACAGGATGATTTTGCTTAGAGATTTTTTCATATTTAAAAATGACCTCTTTATTTTTGATTTATTAGTACGCTAAATCTTAGACTTGCAATGGAACAAATGGTTGCAACATCCCTAGAGGGAATTTATCCCATATAAATAAGAAAAGACCAGCTCTGGAATTACCTGAGCTCGCCTTTCTGTGGTTACAAACTTGCTACTTTTCCTTTGGTCGTATGATAAACCTCAAAAAATTCCTGATAGAGAGCATGGACCGCCTTTTTCATGTGATTCTTTTTGACCCCAAACATCATGCCTACTTCCGAGCAGCCTTGGTTGATTAATTCCACATTGATCTTTTGCCTGGACAGTACACCCGAAGCTTTAGATAAAACAGAGAGATTATTTCTCATCTTCGGTCCTACTAGCATCACGACAGCCAGATCACGGCAGACCATGAGTTGATCTACGGCTAGCTCTGCTTTCATCCGTGCCGTTATGCGAGCCTCTTTTTCCCGACTTAAATCCCCCTCTCGGAATAGCAGGGAAATATCATCATTTCCAGACAGATTATATTCAAGCGGAAGATTCTCCTCCTCTAGAATTTGTCTCAGCTTAAAACCAAAATCCGGCTCTGAGTGCATGAGATATTTACAAAGATAAATACTGCAATAGCCTTCATCAGAAGCAATGCCGGCCACTAAGTTGGAGTCTGCTTCTCGTCTGCTCACAATCATGGTTCCTGGTGCGGATGGATTGTTGGTGTTTTTTATACATATAGGAACCTTCGCGCGAAAAGCGGGGATAAGAGCTTCATCATGAAAAACTTCGAAGCCTGAATAAGAAAGCTCCCTCATTTCCTTGAAGGTCAATTTGTTGATACCACGAGGGTTGTTGACAATATTCGGATTTACGACAAATACCGAATCTACATCTGTAAAGTTCTCATAAAGATCCGCTTGGACAGCTGCAGCAAGGATCGAACCCGTAATATCTGATCCCCCTCGGGAAAAGGTCACAACCGTACCCTCAGGATTATAGCCGAAAAAGCCCGGAAAAATTAGAACTCCCGATTTTTCTTTTAGAACGCGGAGACGAAGGTAGGACTCTGGGAGCACCTGTGCTTTCCCATTTTCTTTAGTCAAAAGCAGCCCCGCCTCTTTAGGATCGATATAATGAGCCTCAACTCCCTTACTTCGCAAGTAGGCAGCCACAAGCTTCGCGCAATGATCCTCTCCACTCGCTTTAAGCAACTCCATATACTTCGTTCTATCTTGTGAATCAGAATATAGCCGCTGAGAAAGATCCGTCCTTATGTGATCTAGGATTTCATCAGACAGCTCCAAACCACGAACCATTTCCTCGTAGCGGGAAAGGACTGCAGAAAAAATTTCTTGGTATGGCTTATTCTCCAAATACTTCTCGGCACAAGAAATCAAAAGATCTGTCACCTTAATGTCTTCTTTATAGCGTTTGCCAGGGGCAGATACAACTACTATTTTTCGAGTGGGATCATTTAATATAATGTCACTCACTTTTTTCACTTGTGAAGCAGTAGCCAAGGAAGTCCCGCCAAATTTACATATCTTCATCCATCCGCCCTCATTTCTTAAGTATAATATTCATTTGAATCATGCTGCCTAGCATGAATAAGAATTTAGACAGCACAAAAAGACCTGCATATTTATTTAACCAATAGAATAACTTTACACCTCGTACTGCCCACATTTAACAATGCTAACAGTACAAAAAGCCCCCTTGATTTTTGGCGGTCTATGACCTCCTTCGCTTTAGCCGACGAAGTTAGCTGACGGGTAGGATGGCGAAAGAGCTAACTCATCCCTTCTACAAATTGTAAAATTAACCCCACTTACTTGGTTCCTCCGCTCCCAGTGTACTGGGATTAGGCCGTTATGCTGTTTTTTTACTTTCTTAAGTTTATACTATTTGGGTAGTTATGGAAATCAAGCCTGCTTGTAATATCCTGGTATATTTATTCAAAAAACCATGTCCTATAACCAGCAGCCCTTTTATTCTTATTATTCCTCCCAAATACTCCATGAAATTAGAATTCTCTCATGAATCAGGATGGGAGCGATCTCCGATTACTCAACAAAAAGAAAGAAGGCTGCCATAGCAGCCTTCTCGAAATAAAACACGAGGACTTCCTAATTATTTATTATTGGTTTGGATCATGAACTCCCGGATCAAGCTAGCGAACGCTTCGGGTGCCTCTAATGGCAGGTGGTGAAAGACCCCTTCCATCTCGTGCAGTGGTCCACCCGTGATCCGCGCAAGTTCTTTAGCGCCCTCAGCTGGCATTACTTGACTTTCCTTCGCACGAACGAACCAGGTGGGGCAGTTAACCTGTTCGGCCAGTGCCACTGCTTCAACCTTTTCGATGGCCAGTGCCCGTCGATCAAATCGTTCTCCCCAACGCCCATCCTCCTGTTCATGATAGCAGTCCTGAGCAACTTGCTCCACTCGTTCCTTCGGGGCGGCGTGCTGAGGGGGCAGGAATCTATAATTAGCCACAGCGTCTTGTAGAGTGTCGTAAATACGTCCACTCTTTTGAGCAGCTTTGTGTAAGCCAGCTAACTCCTCTTCCGGGGAGTCCATTTTCATATCAGCGACTAGTAAAGCTGAAGGAGGACGAACCCCCCGACTAGCCACTTTGAGCCCCACATAGGCTCCCATCGAATGACCTACGATGGCATAAGGCCCGTCGAATTTCTCGACAAGCTCCTCGATGTCTCTTGCGTAATCATCGAAACGGTAGCTATCGGCCCAAGGACTCTGACCGTGACCTCGAAAATCAGGGGCGATCAGATAGTACTCCTTCTCCAGGTAGGGTGTTACCCACTTCCACCAGCCACTGTGACAGGCAAGGGCGTGAAGGAGTAACACGGGTGGATTTTTTGGATCTCCCCACGTTTGATACTTCATCTCCATTGTCTTGACCTCCATTCTCCGTGATCGTTTAATTCCATAATAACCCATTGTATGTATCGTACATTTGAGAGATTTAAACGTCAACAGAGAGTTACTTGTTAGGAAAGGCCCTTCATTTACAACTGAGAAGCATATTTATTTATCTCTTTACCAAGCTCGTCAATCTCTTTAATGAACTGAGAGATTTGATCCGTTGACTTAGCTTGCGTATTCCCAACCTCTACCACTTTGGCAATGGAATTAGAAATAGCATTCATAGACTTTTGCATATTGGTCAATGTCTCTCTGATTTTTACGGTAGAATTAACCGTTTCTAAGGATAATTTACGAATTTCGGTTGCTACTACACCAAACCCTCGTCCCATATCCCCTGCTCGGGCAGCTTCTATTGATGCATTAAGTCCTAATAGATTGGTTTGATCAGCAATGTGTTTGATGAAAGTCAGGACTTCGTCTGACTTTTTCACTTCTTCACTGGCTTGTTTAGATTGCAGGAGCAAGTTATTGCTAATGTTAGCTAACTCGTCTGCTCCTTTTGCAACCGTGGTAATTCCCATGTTTGCCTCTCCTATAGATTTCACTATTTGTTCAGAGAAGCGAAGCAACTCTTTTTCACTTTGCTCTTGGATCTGTATGGCAATGGCTCCGATGACCTCACCATTTTCGTTAAAAATAGGCTCAGCAAGTCCCGTGAACGAGAACCCGAAGAATTCAGCAGGCACATCAGCTTTTATTGACTTGCCGTATCTGATTGTGTCTGCTAGAGGCTCCTTAGGGTTAATTTTCATACCTGGTTTTACGCCAATATTTATTTTTTCGCCAGGATAATAAGCAATCCACTCCTGTCTGTTTGAAACACCTATGCCCACTTTGGGCAGCATTGATTTTAAGATAGGTATCGTAGCGAGAATTGCTTCTAGTTTATTTACTTCAGTATGAACCACTGACATATTGGACCACCCTCGTATAAATTCGTAGTTATGTTTACTCTATTAGTACCAGAATTCTTAATTTTCGTCAAACTTTTGTATAATTTTATTATACAAAAGTTTGACACACTGAACAACATTTTTACTCCGCTGGTTTAGCTTATATAACAACATCTTATAAACTTGATAAATAATTATTATAATGACATAATTTAGGTGTGGCTTTATTTAATAGTTAGAGGAGGATTTTCAATGGCAAAGGTTACGTTTAAAGGAAACCCGATTACACTCTTAGGCAATGAAGTCAAGGTGGGCGATCAAGCCCCTAACTTTACGGTATTAGCTAACGATTTATCTCCCGTTACCCTTGAAAATTCTGAGGGAACCACCCGGATCATCAGTGTTGTCCCTTCCCTTGACACGGGAGTTTGCGACCAACAAACTCGCAGATTCAATGAAGAAGCGGCACATCTTGAAGGTGTAACGATTTTAACCATTAGCGTTGACTTGCCATTTGCCCAAAAACGTTGGTGTGGTGCTGCTGGAATTGATAAGGTTCAAACATTATCCGATCATCGGGATCTTTCGTTTGGAGAAGCTTACGGAGTCGTTATCAAAGAACTTCGTTTGTTGGCACGTGCTGTTTTTGTTATTGATAAGAACAATAAGATTACCTATGTGGAATATGTTTCTGAGGCAACCAATCATCCAAACTATGATGCCGCAATTGAGGCAGCAAAAAAAGCTTAAATGTCTTGACAATATAATTATTACTAAGTAATAATTATATTTAGATTGTAATTATTATATATAGCGATAGGGTTTTTTGACTGATCTAGCTATATATCACTTTCAAACACTAAGGAGGA
Above is a genomic segment from Ammoniphilus sp. CFH 90114 containing:
- a CDS encoding alpha/beta fold hydrolase — its product is MEMKYQTWGDPKNPPVLLLHALACHSGWWKWVTPYLEKEYYLIAPDFRGHGQSPWADSYRFDDYARDIEELVEKFDGPYAIVGHSMGAYVGLKVASRGVRPPSALLVADMKMDSPEEELAGLHKAAQKSGRIYDTLQDAVANYRFLPPQHAAPKERVEQVAQDCYHEQEDGRWGERFDRRALAIEKVEAVALAEQVNCPTWFVRAKESQVMPAEGAKELARITGGPLHEMEGVFHHLPLEAPEAFASLIREFMIQTNNK
- a CDS encoding methyl-accepting chemotaxis protein, whose product is MSVVHTEVNKLEAILATIPILKSMLPKVGIGVSNRQEWIAYYPGEKINIGVKPGMKINPKEPLADTIRYGKSIKADVPAEFFGFSFTGLAEPIFNENGEVIGAIAIQIQEQSEKELLRFSEQIVKSIGEANMGITTVAKGADELANISNNLLLQSKQASEEVKKSDEVLTFIKHIADQTNLLGLNASIEAARAGDMGRGFGVVATEIRKLSLETVNSTVKIRETLTNMQKSMNAISNSIAKVVEVGNTQAKSTDQISQFIKEIDELGKEINKYASQL
- the tpx gene encoding thiol peroxidase; the protein is MAKVTFKGNPITLLGNEVKVGDQAPNFTVLANDLSPVTLENSEGTTRIISVVPSLDTGVCDQQTRRFNEEAAHLEGVTILTISVDLPFAQKRWCGAAGIDKVQTLSDHRDLSFGEAYGVVIKELRLLARAVFVIDKNNKITYVEYVSEATNHPNYDAAIEAAKKA
- a CDS encoding aspartate kinase; protein product: MKICKFGGTSLATASQVKKVSDIILNDPTRKIVVVSAPGKRYKEDIKVTDLLISCAEKYLENKPYQEIFSAVLSRYEEMVRGLELSDEILDHIRTDLSQRLYSDSQDRTKYMELLKASGEDHCAKLVAAYLRSKGVEAHYIDPKEAGLLLTKENGKAQVLPESYLRLRVLKEKSGVLIFPGFFGYNPEGTVVTFSRGGSDITGSILAAAVQADLYENFTDVDSVFVVNPNIVNNPRGINKLTFKEMRELSYSGFEVFHDEALIPAFRAKVPICIKNTNNPSAPGTMIVSRREADSNLVAGIASDEGYCSIYLCKYLMHSEPDFGFKLRQILEEENLPLEYNLSGNDDISLLFREGDLSREKEARITARMKAELAVDQLMVCRDLAVVMLVGPKMRNNLSVLSKASGVLSRQKINVELINQGCSEVGMMFGVKKNHMKKAVHALYQEFFEVYHTTKGKVASL
- a CDS encoding WG repeat-containing protein, which translates into the protein MKKSLSKIILSCSVLLAGYALTLPSTYAESNIVSSEMTFTDLSPSFWGYKTIQWGVQEKIITGYPDHTVKPTGYVKESEFLTMLVKGYKNTNQGLSTSSTHWAEPFYNKAREMNWLDKKEIVNKPITRGDVAKFMASSQGYHHNVDNSVQFVLNHRLASGKTEATLEGFDKGALVTRAEAVQILKNLKEKGLTTAKERPVTLSRTLVKQKPQLFPIEKRDKNGNFIFGLIDRKGKVVVQPQYKSILVPNGDQPILVSVKENEYKYINKNGSLAFPGTFSWANEFSEGLAAVTLAKGTANNREGYINESGKVVIPPSFSYPGGFSYGYVSEGYALVGLVEKGKATITYGIIDRSGKRIASVDYDISHELVGYNEGTLLMKRHIEGKGSEYYFADLNGNQVSSNTFTQVQYFSEGLAAAQLGQDEWGYVNTRGDWVIPAKYKTAQDFSEGLAAAGIQAEDGRWKYGYIDYNGNWVIEPIYDHAAPFSEGWASVEWNGEWLWINKENKRQLSDFPYQVTGSFSPFINGLSQVVLTDGKSTTQAYIDKKGKIIWKQDPYFK